One genomic region from Phycodurus eques isolate BA_2022a chromosome 16, UOR_Pequ_1.1, whole genome shotgun sequence encodes:
- the tubb4bl gene encoding tubulin beta-4B chain: MREIVHLQAGQCGNQIGAKFWEVISDEHGIDPTGTYHGDSDLQLDRISVYYNEATGGKYVPRAILVDLEPGTMDSVRSGPFGQIFRPDNFVFGQSGAGNNWAKGHYTEGAELVDSVLDVVRKEAESCDCLQGFQLTHSLGGGTGSGMGTLLISKIREEYPDRIMNTFSVVPSPKVSDTVVEPYNATLSVHQLVENTDETYCIDNEALYDICFRTLKLTTPTYGDLNHLVSATMSGVTTCLRFPGQLNADLRKLAVNMVPFPRLHFFMPGFAPLTSRGSQQYRALSVPELTQQMFDAKNMMAACDPRHGRYLTVAAVFRGRMSMKEVDEQMLNVQNKNSSYFVEWIPNNVKTAVCDIPPRGLKMAATFIGNSTAIQELFKRISEQFTAMFRRKAFLHWYTGEGMDEMEFTEAESNMNDLVSEYQQYQDATAEEGEFEEEGEEEGA; encoded by the exons ATGCGCGAAATTGTGCACCTGCAAGCCGGCCAGTGCGGGAACCAGATCGGCGCCAAG TTCTGGGAGGTGATCAGTGACGAGCACGGCATCGATCCCACCGGAACGTATCATGGCGACAGCGACCTGCAGCTCGACAGGATCAGCGTCTACTACAACGAGGCCAcgg GTGGCAAGTACGTTCCCCGCGCCATCCTTGTGGATCTGGAGCCGGGAACCATGGATTCCGTCAGGTCCGGTCCCTTCGGTCAGATCTTCAGACCTGACAACTTCGTCTTTG GTCAGAGCGGAGCCGGCAACAACTGGGCCAAGGGCCACTACACGGAGGGAGCCGAGCTGGTGGACTCGGTCTTGGACGTGGTGAGGAAGGAGGCGGAGAGCTGCGACTGCCTGCAGGGCTTCCAGCTCACGCACTCGCTGGGCGGCGGCACCGGCTCCGGCATGGGTACGCTGCTCATCAGCAAGATCCGCGAGGAGTACCCGGACCGCATCATGAACACCTTCAGCGTGGTGCCCTCGCCCAAGGTGTCCGACACGGTGGTGGAGCCGTACAACGCCACCCTGTCGGTGCACCAGCTGGTGGAGAACACGGACGAGACGTACTGCattgacaacgaggcgctctacgACATCTGCTTCCGCACCCTCAAGTTGACCACGCCCACTTACGGAGATCTCAACCACTTGGTGTCGGCCACCATGAGCGGCGTCACGACTTGCCTGCGTTTCCCCGGCCAGCTCAACGCCGACCTGCGCAAACTGGCCGTCAACATGGTGCCCTTCCCCCGCCTGCACTTCTTCATGCCGGGTTTCGCCCCCCTCACCAGCAGGGGGAGCCAACAGTACCGCGCCCTCTCGGTACCCGAGCTCACCCAGCAGATGTTCGACGCCAAAAACATGATGGCGGCGTGCGACCCGCGCCACGGCCGCTATTTAACCGTGGCGGCCGTCTTCCGCGGCCGCATGTCCATGAAGGAAGTGGACGAGCAGATGCTGAACGTGCAGAACAAGAACAGCAGCTACTTCGTGGAGTGGATCCCCAACAACGTGAAGACGGCCGTGTGCGACATCCCGCCGCGCGGCCTCAAAATGGCCGCCACCTTCATCGGCAACAGCACGGCCATCCAGGAGCTGTTCAAGCGCATCTCGGAGCAGTTCACCGCCATGTTCCGACGCAAGGCTTTCCTCCACTGGTACACGGGCGAGGGCATGGACGAGATGGAGTTCACCGAGGCCGAGAGCAACATGAACGACCTGGTGTCCGAGTACCAGCAGTACCAGGACGCTACCGCCGAGGAGGGCGAGTTTGAAGAGGAGGGCGAGGAAGAGGGGGCCTAA
- the crb3a gene encoding protein crumbs homolog 3a: MDDGWHCALGVAPGRVLILLLVFSANHASGNNTVSTEFRSHNTTGPNIAAIAAPTVTLGLVAVASAVAVWLLCVVKKKRQTEGAYRPSAEEQCGARSVAATDALKLPKEERLI; this comes from the exons ATGGACGACGGGTGGCATTGCGCGCTCGGCGTCGCACCGGGGAGGGTCCTCATCCTTCTTCTGGTGTTCAGCGCTAATCACGCGTCGG GGAATAACACTGTATCGACTGAATTCAGATCACATAACACTACA GGCCCTAACATCGCGGCCATCGCGGCCCCCACCGTCACGCTGGGCCTCGTCGCCGTGGCCTCGGCCGTGGCGGTCTGGCTGCTGTGCGTGGTCAAAAAGAAGCGTCAGACGGAAGGCGCGTACAGACCCAGCGCAGAGGAGCAGTGCGGCGCTCGCAGCGTGGCCGCCACCGACGCGCTAAAGCTCCCCAAGGAGGAAAGACTCATTTGA
- the LOC133414882 gene encoding histone chaperone asf1b-B yields MAKVQVLNVAVLDNPSPFGNPFQFEITFECMEDLPEDLEWKIIYVGSAESEEYDQVLDSVLVGPVPAGRHMFVFQADAPNTGLIPESDAVGVTVVLITCTYRGQEFIRIGYYVNNEYTGQELRENPPIKPDYAQLQRNILASNPRVTRFHINWEGCAERMEDSENVDPSSNSMLPPSCLPGKAPPLGILPENSMDCL; encoded by the exons ATGGCCAAGGTACAGGTGTTGAATGTGGCCGTTCTGGATAACCCCAGCCCGTTCGGGAACCCCTTCCAGTTCGAAATAACTTTTGAGTGCATGGAGGACCTCCCCGAAG ACCTGGAGTGGAAGATCATTTATGTGGGCTCGGCAGAGAGTGAAGAGTACGATCAAGTCCTTGACTCCGTCCTGGTCGGGCCGGTACCTGCCGGACGGCATATGTTTGTGTTCCAG GCAGACGCGCCAAACACGGGCCTGATCCCCGAGAGCGACGCCGTGGGTGTCACCGTCGTGCTGATCACCTGCACGTACCGAGGCCAGGAGTTCATCCGCATCGGTTACTACGTCAACAACGAGTACACGGGGCAGGAGCTCCGTGAGAATCCTCCCATCAAACCAGACTACGCACAG CTCCAGAGGAACATCCTGGCGTCGAACCCGCGTGTCACCAGGTTCCAcattaactgggaaggctgcgCCGAGCGGATGGAGGACTCTGAGAATGTGGACCCGTCGTCCAACTCCATGCTCCCGCCGTCCTGTCTTCCCGGCAAAGCCCCGCCCTTGGGAATACTACCAGAGAACTCAATGGACTGCTTATAG